The Macrotis lagotis isolate mMagLag1 chromosome 6, bilby.v1.9.chrom.fasta, whole genome shotgun sequence genome includes a window with the following:
- the GPR183 gene encoding G-protein coupled receptor 183, whose amino-acid sequence METNFTTPSTNVSTDCDLYSHQSTAKILMPLHYSIVFIIGLFGNLLALSVIFQNRKKINSTTLYSTNLVISDILFTTALPTRIAYYAMGFDWRIGESSCRITALIFYINAYAGVNFMTCLSIDRFFAVVHPLRYNKMKRIKHAKCVCIFVWILVFGQTLPLLIHSMSKEENGRTTCMEYPNFEEIQNLPWILLGACLIGYAIPLVIILFCYSQICCKLFQTAKQNPLTEKSGVNKKALNTIIFIIIVFIVCFTPYHVAIIQHMIKKLQKEPNCREQHIFQISLHFTVCLMNFNCCMDPFIYFFACKGYKRRVMKMLKRQVSVSVSSVKSAPDENSREMTENQTMIQSKSSNGR is encoded by the coding sequence ATGGAAACCAACTTTACAACTCCTTCAACAAATGTATCAACAGACTGTGACCTTTATTCTCACCAAAGTACTGCAAAGATCTTAATGCCTCTTCATTATAGTATTGTCTTCATCATTGGACTCTTTGGCAACCTATTAGCCTTGTCCGTTATTtttcagaatagaaaaaaaatcaattccacaACTCTCTATTCAACAAACCTCGTCATTTCTGATATACTTTTTACTACTGCTCTGCCAACCCGGATAGCCTACTATGCCATGGGATTTGACTGGAGAATTGGTGAAAGTTCCTGTAGGATAACTGCTCTTATATTTTACATTAATGCATATGCAGGTGTGAACTTCATGACTTGTTTGAGTATTGACAGATTTTTTGCTGTGGTCCATCCTCTTCGATACAACAAGATGAAAAGAATCAAACATGctaaatgtgtgtgtatttttgtcTGGATCCTTGTATTTGGTCAAACACTCCCATTACTTATACATTCTAtgtcaaaggaagaaaatggaaggacAACATGCATGGAATATCCAAACtttgaagaaatacaaaatcttcCCTGGATTCTTCTTGGTGCCTGTTTAATAGGTTATGCTATTCCACTTGTAATCATACTTTTTTGTTATTCTCAGATATGTTGTAAACTCTTTCAAACTGCCAAACAAAATCCACTAACTGAGAAATCAGGGGTAAACAAAAAGGCTCTCAAcacaattattttcataattattgttTTCATCGTCTGTTTCACACCTTATCATGTTGCAATTATACAACATATGATTAAGAAGCTACAAAAAGAACCAAACTGTAGAGAACAACATatattccagatttctctccactTTACAGTATGCCTGATGAACTTCAACTGTTGCATGGAcccttttatatatttctttgcatgCAAAGGTTATAAGAGAAGAGTTATGAAAATGCTGAAACGTCAAGTTAGTGTGTCAGTTTCAAGTGTTAAGTCAGCTCCGGATGAAAACTCACGTGAAATGACAGAAAATCAAACAATGATCCAATCCAAGTCTTCAAATGGAAGGTAA